The proteins below come from a single Streptococcus hyointestinalis genomic window:
- a CDS encoding transposase, with translation MRRYLDVLACFPNTPIVYIDETGIDTYLYRHKARAPRGEKVYDKVSGRRFERISVVAGQIGSKIIAPLLYHGTMTAELFIKWYQEQLLPSLTEPHVIIMDNAAFHPKKQLDELAVAKGHYFLPLPPYSPELNPIEQFWATLKRKVTELLRTGRSVQSALEYYFKTK, from the coding sequence GTGAGACGCTATCTTGATGTTTTAGCCTGCTTTCCAAACACCCCTATTGTTTATATTGATGAGACTGGCATTGATACTTATCTTTATCGTCACAAAGCTAGAGCACCTCGAGGGGAGAAAGTATACGACAAGGTAAGTGGACGCAGATTCGAAAGAATTTCGGTAGTAGCTGGTCAAATTGGTTCTAAAATTATAGCCCCCTTGCTTTATCATGGAACGATGACAGCGGAATTATTTATCAAGTGGTATCAGGAGCAGCTATTGCCATCCTTGACAGAACCCCATGTCATCATTATGGATAATGCAGCTTTTCACCCCAAGAAACAACTAGATGAGCTTGCAGTGGCTAAGGGACACTATTTTCTTCCGCTTCCACCTTATTCCCCTGAACTCAATCCCATCGAACAGTTTTGGGCTACTCTAAAAAGAAAGGTGACTGAATTGTTAAGAACAGGTCGTTCTGTTCAGTCTGCTTTGGAATACTATTTTAAAACTAAATAA
- a CDS encoding IS630 transposase-related protein, which yields MKSYGIDFRKRVINYVEAGHSKKETCQLFGISTNTLYLWEKQLKELGHLERQKRKPSPRKLPLDKLEAYVKEHPDAFLREIAEHFDCSIPSVWAALKKLNITLKKDHNL from the coding sequence ATGAAAAGTTACGGAATAGATTTTAGAAAACGAGTTATTAATTATGTAGAGGCTGGTCATTCCAAAAAAGAAACGTGTCAGTTATTTGGAATTAGCACTAATACACTGTATCTGTGGGAGAAACAACTCAAAGAACTAGGTCATTTGGAGCGCCAAAAAAGAAAACCAAGCCCTCGCAAATTGCCATTGGATAAGTTAGAAGCCTATGTCAAGGAACATCCAGATGCTTTCTTAAGGGAAATTGCAGAGCATTTTGACTGTAGTATTCCCTCAGTTTGGGCTGCCTTAAAAAAACTGAACATCACTTTAAAAAAAGACCACAACCTATAA
- a CDS encoding bacteriocin secretion accessory protein, with the protein MNNHLFQSAEFYQRRYHNFATILVLPLTLLVLFIVLFSLFAQTEVTVTSTGEITPTKVIEVIQSTSNNIISTNNLKDNKTVKKGDLLIKYSDKLESSQSNGIQQQIDRDDRQAAALETLINSLKKGTNLFGDDDEFGYSSTISTFLNQASTITSQVNQANATVAKQEESVNKANSGISKQITELQTQVSQYQELQSAINQGQTSLSKNNPLTSILNNYLSQLVQSDGAGEQVKTQYLSEILSNINSLQSSIDDLNLKLSSNVSTGTYDNSASSQIETLRNQQVSQAQEQLNQVNKDKESLQAQLEQANIGKEATSLHANSNGVLHLNNQIKGESYIPQGTVIGQIYPNLSKAKTVTITYYVNSNYINQLKKQQTVRFTLDTVGKTPTVIEGKIVSLDKVATETKNGNFFKVTAKVNVTSQDREHLTYGMQGKVVSVIVKKTFFNYFKDKLLNNN; encoded by the coding sequence ATGAACAACCACTTATTTCAATCAGCGGAGTTCTACCAACGTCGTTATCATAACTTTGCTACTATACTCGTGCTACCTTTGACACTACTGGTCCTATTCATTGTATTATTTTCTTTGTTTGCTCAAACAGAAGTAACGGTAACAAGTACTGGAGAAATTACACCAACAAAAGTGATTGAGGTTATTCAATCTACTAGCAACAATATTATCTCAACTAACAATCTTAAAGATAATAAGACAGTAAAAAAAGGTGACCTTCTCATTAAATACTCTGATAAGCTCGAATCTTCCCAGAGTAATGGCATTCAGCAGCAAATAGATAGAGACGATAGACAAGCTGCTGCTTTAGAGACATTAATTAACAGTTTAAAAAAAGGGACGAATCTTTTCGGAGATGATGATGAATTTGGCTATTCTAGCACAATCAGTACCTTTTTAAACCAAGCGAGTACTATTACTAGTCAAGTTAATCAAGCCAATGCTACAGTTGCAAAGCAAGAGGAAAGTGTCAATAAGGCTAATTCTGGTATTTCTAAACAAATAACAGAACTACAAACACAGGTCAGTCAATATCAAGAACTACAATCAGCCATTAATCAGGGGCAAACAAGTCTATCTAAAAATAATCCTTTAACCTCTATACTTAATAATTACCTTAGCCAGTTGGTACAAAGTGATGGAGCTGGCGAACAAGTCAAAACACAATACTTATCCGAAATCCTATCAAACATCAACAGCCTACAATCGTCCATTGACGATCTTAATCTGAAGCTGTCTAGTAACGTATCCACTGGAACTTACGATAATAGCGCTTCTTCACAAATAGAGACACTGCGAAATCAGCAAGTATCACAAGCTCAAGAACAGCTTAATCAGGTCAATAAAGACAAAGAAAGTCTTCAAGCCCAACTTGAACAAGCTAATATCGGAAAAGAAGCAACTAGTCTGCACGCCAACTCAAATGGTGTCCTACATCTCAATAATCAAATCAAGGGCGAATCTTACATTCCACAAGGAACTGTTATTGGACAAATTTATCCTAATCTTTCTAAAGCTAAAACTGTAACCATAACATACTATGTCAACTCAAACTATATCAATCAATTGAAAAAACAACAAACCGTAAGATTTACATTAGATACTGTTGGAAAAACTCCTACAGTTATAGAAGGCAAGATTGTCTCACTAGATAAAGTTGCAACAGAAACAAAAAACGGTAACTTCTTCAAAGTTACCGCTAAAGTCAATGTAACATCACAAGATAGAGAACATCTTACCTATGGTATGCAGGGAAAAGTAGTGAGTGTTATCGTTAAAAAGACTTTCTTCAACTACTTTAAAGATAAACTATTGAATAACAATTAA
- a CDS encoding peptide cleavage/export ABC transporter → MKRYAYVAQMDMRDCGVAALASIAKHYGSDFSLAHLRELAKTTKEGTTALGIVEAAKKMGFETKAIKANMDLFDMTDIPYPFIVHVNKEGKLQHFYVVYKAKKDYLIIGDPDPSVKVTKMSKERFKQEWTGVAIFLAPAPSYKPHKDKKNGLFSFLPLILKQKTLITYIVLASLLVTLVNIVGSYYLQGILDEYIPNNMKSTLGIISLGLVITYILQQLMAFSQSYLLTVLSRRLTIDVILSYIRHIFTLPMSFFATRRTGEIISRFTDANSIIDALASTILSLFLDVSIVFIVGSVLVLQNIQLFLLTLVALPIYTVIIFAFLKPFEKMNHDVMQSNAMVSSAIIEDINGIETIKSLTSEELRYQKIDSEFVDYLDKSFKLSKYENVQTSLKHGAQLILNVAILWFGARLVMDNKISIGQLITYNTLLSYFTNPIENIINLQTKLQSAKVANKRLNEVYLVASEFEGTTSMTSNLSGDITFHDVSYRYGFGSYTLSDLNLTIKQGEKVSLVGISGSGKTTLAKMIVNFYEPNQGNIRLGNMDLKMIDKKQLRQYINYLPQQSYIFSGSILDNLTLGASPDITQEDIIMACQIAEMRADIEAMPLGYQTELSDGAGLSGGQKQRLALARALLTQAPILILDEATSGLDVLTEKKVINNLMQLTDKTIIFVAHRLSIAKQVDRVLVLDKGKLIEEGSHQELINKQGFYYHLFK, encoded by the coding sequence ATGAAACGGTATGCTTATGTTGCTCAAATGGATATGCGTGATTGTGGTGTCGCTGCCCTTGCATCCATTGCCAAACACTACGGTTCTGATTTCTCATTAGCTCATCTTCGTGAACTCGCAAAAACGACAAAAGAGGGTACTACTGCCCTAGGTATCGTTGAAGCAGCTAAAAAAATGGGGTTTGAAACCAAGGCAATTAAAGCAAACATGGATCTGTTTGATATGACGGATATTCCTTATCCGTTCATTGTTCATGTCAATAAAGAAGGGAAGTTGCAACATTTTTATGTTGTTTATAAAGCTAAGAAAGATTATCTGATTATTGGTGATCCAGACCCAAGTGTAAAAGTTACTAAAATGTCTAAAGAGCGCTTCAAGCAGGAATGGACAGGTGTTGCTATTTTCTTAGCGCCAGCTCCTAGTTACAAGCCTCACAAAGATAAGAAAAATGGTCTTTTCAGCTTTCTCCCTTTAATCCTAAAGCAAAAAACACTAATTACTTACATTGTTTTAGCTAGTTTGCTTGTCACCTTGGTCAATATTGTTGGTTCTTACTACTTACAGGGAATTTTGGATGAATACATTCCTAATAATATGAAATCAACTCTAGGCATTATTTCATTAGGACTTGTCATCACCTATATCCTGCAGCAACTTATGGCTTTCTCTCAATCTTATCTACTGACTGTACTTAGCCGGCGCTTGACAATTGATGTGATTTTATCCTACATCCGCCATATCTTTACACTGCCCATGTCTTTCTTTGCAACGAGGAGAACCGGGGAGATTATCTCTCGTTTTACAGATGCTAACTCCATTATAGATGCTTTGGCTTCAACTATCCTCTCTCTATTTCTAGACGTTAGCATTGTCTTTATTGTCGGTAGTGTACTAGTACTTCAAAATATACAGCTATTTCTTTTAACACTCGTAGCTTTACCGATTTATACAGTCATTATTTTTGCATTTCTCAAGCCTTTTGAAAAGATGAACCATGATGTGATGCAAAGTAATGCCATGGTTAGCTCAGCTATTATCGAAGATATCAATGGTATTGAAACGATTAAATCGCTAACTAGTGAGGAATTGCGTTACCAAAAAATTGATAGCGAGTTTGTTGATTATCTCGATAAATCTTTTAAACTAAGCAAATATGAAAATGTCCAAACTTCATTAAAGCACGGTGCTCAACTCATTTTAAATGTTGCTATTTTATGGTTTGGGGCTAGATTAGTAATGGATAATAAAATCTCAATCGGTCAACTCATCACTTACAATACTTTGCTATCTTATTTTACAAATCCTATTGAAAATATTATTAATCTTCAAACAAAGTTGCAATCTGCTAAGGTTGCCAATAAACGTCTTAATGAAGTTTATCTCGTTGCTTCTGAATTTGAAGGAACAACTAGTATGACATCAAATCTTTCTGGTGACATCACTTTTCATGATGTGTCTTACAGATATGGATTTGGAAGCTACACTCTAAGCGACCTCAATTTAACTATAAAGCAAGGAGAAAAAGTCAGTTTAGTTGGAATCAGCGGCTCTGGTAAAACCACACTTGCAAAGATGATTGTAAACTTTTATGAGCCTAATCAAGGTAATATTCGACTGGGTAATATGGATTTGAAAATGATTGATAAAAAGCAACTCCGTCAGTACATTAACTACCTTCCACAACAATCATATATTTTTTCAGGATCTATTTTAGACAATCTTACCTTAGGAGCAAGTCCAGACATTACTCAAGAAGATATCATTATGGCTTGTCAAATTGCTGAAATGCGAGCAGATATTGAAGCTATGCCCCTTGGTTACCAGACAGAACTATCTGATGGAGCTGGCTTATCAGGTGGACAGAAACAACGCTTAGCTTTAGCACGTGCTTTACTAACCCAAGCTCCTATTTTGATTCTTGATGAGGCTACAAGCGGTCTAGATGTTTTAACAGAGAAAAAAGTCATCAATAATCTAATGCAGCTAACAGATAAAACAATTATTTTTGTCGCACATAGACTTAGTATCGCTAAGCAGGTTGACCGTGTTCTTGTCCTTGACAAAGGAAAATTAATTGAAGAAGGTAGTCACCAAGAATTGATCAATAAACAAGGGTTCTACTACCATTTATTCAAGTAA
- a CDS encoding bacteriocin, whose amino-acid sequence MNIDSFEVMSEQEMGIVEGGGYSRVAPGIYCKDVHGRAKCTTNQKELWGYTGRVIVNGWINYGPWAKRPGIGVIIP is encoded by the coding sequence ATGAATATTGATTCATTTGAGGTAATGAGTGAGCAAGAAATGGGTATTGTAGAAGGTGGGGGATACTCTAGGGTAGCTCCGGGTATATACTGTAAAGATGTGCACGGGCGAGCAAAGTGTACTACTAATCAAAAAGAATTATGGGGATATACAGGTAGAGTGATTGTTAATGGTTGGATAAATTACGGTCCATGGGCAAAGAGACCAGGAATAGGAGTCATTATTCCTTAA
- a CDS encoding bacteriocin immunity protein, whose protein sequence is MKEKETALLMLDNLLADQTIQDNPTLYQLFELGRKRVQNVQKEPELNMVLASISSDLSRYLMLHKYKAPQSAISFGYWVSKYPHKWQGFFPTLQMLAMSLLGMFK, encoded by the coding sequence ATGAAAGAAAAAGAAACGGCTCTGTTAATGTTAGATAATCTTCTTGCAGACCAAACAATACAAGATAATCCTACTTTGTATCAGTTATTTGAATTGGGACGTAAAAGAGTACAGAATGTTCAGAAAGAGCCAGAATTAAATATGGTACTAGCATCAATTAGTAGTGATTTGTCACGTTACCTTATGTTACATAAATATAAAGCACCACAAAGTGCTATAAGTTTTGGGTATTGGGTATCGAAATATCCTCATAAGTGGCAAGGTTTCTTTCCAACTTTACAAATGTTAGCAATGTCTTTATTAGGAATGTTCAAATAA
- a CDS encoding IS3 family transposase (programmed frameshift) → MSKRSQKSEEEKLEIVQLLFSHKKSISQLSKQFKVSKSTILSWKLKYEKDGVDGLKERRTWKKYSQELKEQAVLDYLDEKGALIDVCQRYDISDTYVLRSWIKRYTSGKDLKATSKGYSRMKQGRPTTFEERIEIVNYTIAHAKDYQAAVEKFGVSYQQVYSWVRKFEKDGSQGLLDRRGKGLESKPNLTEAEQLQLKVKQLEERNRLLEIELDLPKKVRRGQAAQPSVRLGKYLDDFQVIKDYHDKEPDIPIQTLCQLLKVSRSGYYKWHNHIETVSETENKKLMKKIKEFHRNYNGILGYRRMTNFVNRQLGTNYNKKRIRRLIKILGIRSVIRRVRQSCTKVGERFHEENILNRDFTATAPNQKWCTDVTYLQYGLNSKAYLSAIKDLYDGSIIAFEISHNNDNPLVMKTIKKALELNPGATPIIHSDRGSQYTSKEYRYITHQAGLTLSMSRVGKCIDNAPIESFFGHFKTESYHLKNYKTYDELVTDVEAYIDFYNTQRYQAKLNNLTPFEFRNQAI, encoded by the exons ATGTCCAAAAGAAGTCAAAAATCAGAAGAAGAGAAACTAGAGATAGTTCAATTACTCTTTAGTCATAAGAAGTCCATTTCACAACTCAGTAAGCAATTCAAGGTAAGTAAGTCAACGATATTATCTTGGAAACTCAAGTATGAGAAAGATGGCGTGGATGGTCTAAAGGAAAGGCGAACTTGGAAGAAATATAGTCAAGAGTTGAAAGAACAGGCAGTCCTAGATTATCTAGATGAAAAAGGGGCGTTGATAGATGTTTGTCAACGCTATGATATTTCTGATACTTATGTTCTCAGAAGCTGGATAAAACGATATACTAGTGGTAAAGACTTAAAAGCTACTAGTAAAGGATACAGCCGTATGAAACAAGGAAGACCAACAACATTCGAAGAACGTATTGAGATTGTCAACTACACCATTGCTCACGCTAAAGACTACCAAGCTGCTGTTGAGAAGTTTGGTGTCTCTTACCAGCAGGTTTATTCTTGGGTGCGTAAGTTTGAAAAAGATGGCTCTCAAGGTCTCCTTGATAGACGTGGAAAAGGATTAGAGAGTAAACCCAATCTTACCGAAGCTGAACAACTTCAACTCAAAGTGAAACAATTGGAAGAACGTAATCGTCTCCTAGAAATTGAGCTTGACCTGC CTAAAAAAGTTAGAAGAGGTCAAGCGGCGCAACCGTCGGTGAGGTTAGGTAAGTATTTAGATGACTTCCAAGTCATCAAAGATTATCACGATAAAGAACCAGATATTCCCATTCAAACCTTATGTCAGCTCTTAAAGGTGTCACGGTCTGGTTACTATAAATGGCATAATCATATAGAAACAGTTTCTGAGACAGAGAATAAGAAGCTCATGAAGAAAATCAAGGAATTCCATAGGAACTACAATGGCATTCTAGGCTATCGCCGTATGACAAACTTTGTCAATCGCCAGCTTGGCACAAATTATAACAAGAAACGTATTCGTCGATTGATTAAAATACTAGGTATCCGTTCTGTTATTCGCCGTGTTAGACAGTCCTGCACCAAAGTTGGAGAAAGATTTCACGAAGAAAATATCCTTAATCGTGATTTCACCGCAACAGCTCCTAATCAGAAATGGTGCACGGATGTGACTTATCTTCAGTATGGACTAAATTCTAAAGCTTACCTTAGCGCTATCAAAGACTTGTATGACGGCTCTATCATCGCTTTCGAGATTAGTCATAACAATGACAATCCATTGGTTATGAAGACGATTAAGAAAGCTTTAGAGCTCAATCCAGGTGCTACACCAATTATTCATAGTGACCGAGGGAGTCAGTACACCTCGAAGGAATATCGTTATATCACACACCAAGCTGGGCTGACCTTGTCTATGTCACGTGTGGGAAAATGTATTGACAATGCACCGATTGAAAGTTTCTTTGGTCATTTCAAGACAGAGTCTTACCATCTCAAAAACTATAAGACCTATGATGAGTTAGTCACAGATGTAGAAGCCTACATCGATTTCTACAATACACAACGGTATCAAGCAAAATTAAACAACCTGACTCCTTTTGAATTCAGGAATCAGGCTATTTAA
- a CDS encoding Blp family class II bacteriocin: MNTVLNQFEVMDDIKLSSVTGGGCNWAGAAATVGVGVVGGAIKGFVKSHTWQGAVLKGIGYGIKSGVAYGATCKWT; encoded by the coding sequence ATGAACACAGTGTTGAATCAATTTGAAGTTATGGATGATATTAAGCTTTCTTCTGTTACAGGTGGAGGATGTAACTGGGCAGGAGCTGCTGCAACAGTTGGAGTAGGTGTAGTGGGAGGTGCCATTAAGGGATTTGTTAAATCACATACTTGGCAAGGTGCGGTCTTAAAGGGTATTGGTTATGGAATTAAGTCAGGTGTCGCTTATGGGGCAACATGCAAATGGACTTAA
- a CDS encoding Blp family class II bacteriocin, protein MMTAVEQFEALNEDKLELIEGGDWAKCVLGTTSIARLRYLSGGVVGGWSGVLEGVRYFC, encoded by the coding sequence ATGATGACAGCTGTGGAACAATTTGAAGCATTAAATGAAGATAAGCTTGAATTGATTGAAGGAGGTGACTGGGCAAAATGTGTCCTAGGTACAACTAGTATAGCCAGATTAAGATACTTATCTGGTGGAGTAGTTGGCGGTTGGTCTGGCGTACTAGAGGGAGTTCGCTACTTTTGTTAA
- a CDS encoding IS110 family transposase, whose protein sequence is MRVVLGIDVSKVSSEVAILVNGEKVHGYTMANDAIGFSRLLGDLKTVHKPEIIFEATGVYSRRLQAFLDEHGYAYTRLNPLEAKKQLDSLRVRKTDKIDAEKLAQSQFVLNRKPTYVQEEVYQNLRDLSRFYQNLTEDIVRAKNRLHKVLQVTFPELETILSTPTGEQYWNLVTAFPCKDLVLELSKDELSKSIRLSTSKRISDKRVAYLAEKLTALANQSYCAVKKTSPIMEEVRYYAKELLRLSEQRQTVLDKMVTLAKPLPEYDILLSIPGIAETTATSIIGELGDIRRFQSANQINAFIGIDLRHYESGNFLAKEHITKRGNPYARKILFKCIHNIASASHTNPCHIADFYEKRKRQSQTTSTKPHTIASIHRLIRTMYYLITHNKLYDYTLTQNQ, encoded by the coding sequence ATGCGAGTAGTATTGGGAATTGACGTGAGTAAGGTAAGTTCAGAAGTGGCCATTCTAGTCAATGGCGAGAAGGTTCATGGCTATACCATGGCCAATGACGCCATTGGCTTTTCTCGGCTACTTGGTGATTTGAAAACCGTCCACAAGCCAGAAATCATCTTTGAAGCAACAGGCGTCTATTCTCGTCGTCTTCAAGCTTTTCTGGATGAACATGGCTACGCTTATACACGGCTTAATCCCTTAGAAGCTAAGAAGCAACTGGACAGCTTGCGTGTGCGGAAAACAGATAAGATTGACGCTGAAAAACTGGCTCAATCTCAATTTGTGCTGAATCGTAAACCAACCTATGTCCAAGAAGAAGTCTACCAAAACTTGCGGGATCTCAGTCGATTCTATCAGAACTTAACCGAGGACATCGTTCGGGCTAAAAACCGTCTGCACAAGGTCTTACAGGTCACTTTCCCTGAATTGGAAACTATCTTGTCAACACCAACTGGGGAACAATACTGGAACTTAGTTACTGCGTTTCCTTGCAAGGACTTGGTGCTTGAGTTAAGCAAGGATGAACTCTCAAAGAGCATCCGTCTGTCCACTTCAAAACGGATTTCTGACAAGCGTGTGGCTTACTTAGCAGAGAAGCTGACAGCACTAGCCAATCAATCTTATTGTGCCGTCAAGAAAACCTCTCCAATCATGGAAGAGGTGCGTTACTATGCAAAAGAATTGCTTAGACTTTCTGAACAGAGACAAACTGTCTTAGACAAAATGGTTACTCTAGCTAAGCCTTTACCAGAGTATGACATTCTACTTTCTATTCCTGGAATAGCTGAGACTACTGCAACAAGTATTATTGGTGAACTGGGAGATATTCGCCGTTTTCAGTCTGCCAATCAAATCAATGCCTTTATCGGTATTGATCTGAGACACTATGAATCTGGCAACTTCCTCGCTAAGGAACACATTACCAAGCGTGGCAATCCCTACGCTAGAAAGATTCTGTTCAAATGCATTCACAATATCGCTTCAGCCAGTCATACCAACCCTTGCCATATCGCAGACTTTTATGAGAAACGAAAAAGGCAATCGCAAACGACTTCAACCAAGCCACACACGATTGCCTCCATACACCGTCTCATTCGGACAATGTATTACCTCATTACGCATAACAAACTTTATGATTACACTTTAACCCAAAATCAGTAA
- a CDS encoding IS110 family transposase: MFYVGIDIAKNKHDLACINETGETVITNFRFANSCQGFHQLKLKLEQLSPITQDVQIALESTGHYNYNIVTFLRDLGYNVFAYNPLIIKEFAKSQSLRKTKTDRKDALLIARKLRSDVTPERYQTDRVLDELKELTRYQNRLIQSRSRCKNLYIRLLDIIFPELHRIVNNLYNQFIYDLLTNYPSPQRIARARFSSLLKIKRLTADKAHQIQETAKQTIGNASPVLSLELVQLIESIKHYDKQINQVQEEINLLMIELNSPITSIPGIGSRLGAIILAEIKNIHNFKNPNQLQAFAGLDPAIYQSGQMDNTGHMVKRGSSYLRYALIQAAKLIAIYSPHFKAYLRLKISQGKHYNVAVTHVAKKLIRVIYHLLKTNQLFDETKLR; this comes from the coding sequence ATGTTTTATGTTGGTATTGATATTGCCAAAAACAAACACGATTTAGCCTGTATCAACGAAACTGGAGAAACAGTGATAACCAACTTCAGATTTGCCAATTCTTGTCAAGGTTTTCATCAGCTGAAACTAAAGCTAGAACAGCTATCTCCTATCACACAAGATGTCCAGATAGCACTTGAAAGCACAGGACACTATAACTACAATATAGTGACCTTTTTAAGAGACTTAGGCTACAATGTATTTGCCTACAACCCGCTCATTATCAAAGAATTTGCTAAATCACAATCGCTTAGAAAAACTAAAACTGATAGGAAAGATGCCCTTTTAATTGCTCGTAAGCTACGCTCTGACGTAACCCCTGAACGTTATCAAACAGATAGGGTATTAGACGAGTTAAAAGAGCTGACACGTTATCAAAATCGCCTAATTCAATCACGATCTAGATGCAAGAATTTATACATCAGATTACTTGATATTATCTTCCCTGAACTCCACAGAATCGTTAATAATCTCTATAATCAGTTTATCTATGACTTACTAACAAACTATCCTTCTCCACAAAGAATAGCTCGTGCTCGGTTCTCATCATTGCTTAAAATTAAGCGACTAACCGCTGATAAGGCGCATCAGATACAAGAAACAGCCAAACAGACTATTGGTAATGCTTCACCTGTTTTATCCTTGGAGTTAGTTCAATTAATTGAAAGCATTAAACACTACGATAAGCAAATTAACCAAGTCCAAGAGGAAATTAACCTCTTGATGATTGAGTTGAACTCTCCTATTACTTCTATTCCTGGAATTGGAAGTCGTCTTGGTGCTATTATTCTAGCTGAAATTAAGAATATTCATAATTTCAAGAATCCAAATCAGCTCCAGGCCTTTGCAGGATTAGACCCTGCCATTTACCAATCAGGACAGATGGATAATACCGGTCATATGGTAAAACGAGGCTCCTCTTATCTAAGGTACGCTCTAATACAGGCTGCTAAGCTTATAGCCATTTATTCCCCACATTTTAAAGCCTATTTAAGACTAAAAATCAGTCAAGGAAAGCATTACAATGTAGCTGTGACACATGTTGCTAAAAAGCTCATTCGTGTAATTTATCATCTTCTTAAAACCAATCAACTGTTTGATGAAACTAAGCTAAGGTAA
- a CDS encoding Blp family class II bacteriocin, which produces MKQFEVMNEQQLVAVEGGKVNWGRIGMCALSVAAGAGQAYMSTAGGTAFLGPYAIGTGAIGAIIGGAGAAVNC; this is translated from the coding sequence ATGAAACAATTTGAAGTGATGAATGAGCAACAATTAGTTGCTGTTGAAGGTGGAAAAGTTAATTGGGGAAGAATTGGTATGTGTGCTTTAAGTGTTGCAGCTGGAGCAGGTCAAGCATATATGTCCACAGCAGGAGGGACAGCATTTTTAGGTCCTTACGCTATTGGTACTGGAGCTATTGGAGCAATTATTGGGGGTGCAGGAGCCGCTGTAAATTGTTAA
- a CDS encoding bacteriocin immunity protein has product MKHLHYLRSMRFLTGQLPVVGLLSVLLSGDIFNSPLSVKLLFALLTLSTVSSNFYFIKEIKEEKAKDNYKPNIMLNQIGLIIISVVLGVICIFRGMSNIQSYQQIIAFICATLCFIICALLVWGCKYINNISRK; this is encoded by the coding sequence ATGAAACATCTACATTATTTAAGAAGTATGCGTTTTTTAACAGGACAATTGCCAGTTGTTGGTTTACTTAGTGTACTTCTATCTGGAGATATTTTTAATAGCCCACTTTCCGTAAAATTATTGTTTGCTTTGCTCACTTTAAGTACGGTATCTAGTAATTTCTACTTTATTAAAGAAATTAAAGAGGAAAAAGCTAAGGATAATTATAAGCCTAATATAATGCTAAATCAAATAGGTCTCATCATTATATCAGTAGTTCTTGGAGTGATTTGTATATTTCGTGGCATGAGCAATATACAATCCTATCAGCAAATAATTGCATTTATTTGTGCAACATTATGTTTTATTATTTGTGCTTTATTAGTGTGGGGTTGTAAGTATATAAACAATATTTCAAGGAAATAA
- a CDS encoding class IIb bacteriocin, lactobin A/cerein 7B family — protein sequence MKHEDVILKFETLSDSQMTEINGGVVLTTIVVGGTTIAVTGKMAVGAIATAYGAGYAIGRGLGYFK from the coding sequence ATGAAACACGAAGATGTAATTTTGAAATTTGAAACACTTTCTGATTCACAAATGACAGAGATTAATGGTGGAGTTGTGCTAACTACGATTGTTGTAGGAGGTACAACAATTGCTGTAACTGGCAAAATGGCTGTTGGAGCGATTGCGACAGCTTATGGGGCAGGTTATGCAATTGGACGTGGATTAGGGTACTTTAAATAA